From Azospirillum baldaniorum, the proteins below share one genomic window:
- a CDS encoding GMP reductase gives MIIENDLKLDFKDVLIRPKRSTLESRNDVDIERTFRFVHSGLEWTGFPLIAANMDVVGTMAVARALSRFGAMTALHKHYPADALIPFFRDEDTANVFYSLGTTEADYDKFQAVKAKAPVCKLCLDVANGYTERFVRVISRLRQENPDMVIMAGNVVTGDMTEALVLAGADIIKVGIGPGSVCTTRKMTGVGYPQLSAIIECADAAHGLKGQVCGDGGCTVPGDISKAYGAGSDFVMLGGMLAGHDECEGDIRYEERDGRKVPVAMTFYGMSSDTAMHKYAGGVASYRASEGKTVEVPYRGPIDGTMQEIMGGVRSMMTYIGATKLKEVSKRTTFVRVGAQLNTVFGG, from the coding sequence GTGATCATCGAGAACGATCTGAAGCTGGACTTCAAGGATGTGCTGATCCGCCCGAAGCGCAGCACCCTGGAAAGCCGCAACGACGTGGACATCGAGCGGACCTTCCGCTTCGTCCACAGCGGGCTGGAATGGACGGGCTTCCCGCTGATCGCGGCCAACATGGACGTGGTCGGCACCATGGCCGTCGCCCGCGCCCTGTCACGCTTCGGCGCGATGACCGCGCTGCACAAGCACTACCCGGCCGACGCCCTGATCCCCTTCTTCCGCGACGAGGACACGGCCAACGTCTTCTACTCGCTGGGCACGACGGAGGCCGACTACGACAAGTTCCAGGCGGTGAAGGCCAAGGCCCCGGTGTGCAAGCTCTGCCTGGACGTCGCCAACGGCTACACGGAACGCTTCGTGCGCGTCATCAGCCGGTTGCGCCAGGAGAACCCGGACATGGTCATCATGGCCGGCAACGTGGTGACCGGCGACATGACCGAGGCGCTGGTGCTCGCCGGGGCCGACATCATCAAGGTCGGCATCGGGCCGGGGTCGGTCTGCACCACCCGCAAGATGACCGGTGTCGGCTACCCGCAGCTCTCCGCCATCATCGAGTGCGCCGACGCCGCCCACGGGCTGAAGGGGCAGGTCTGCGGCGACGGCGGCTGCACGGTGCCGGGCGACATCTCCAAGGCCTACGGCGCCGGATCGGACTTCGTGATGCTCGGCGGGATGCTGGCCGGCCATGACGAGTGCGAGGGCGACATCCGCTACGAGGAGCGCGACGGCCGTAAGGTGCCGGTGGCGATGACCTTCTACGGCATGTCGTCCGACACGGCGATGCACAAGTACGCGGGCGGCGTCGCCTCCTACCGCGCGTCGGAGGGCAAGACCGTGGAGGTCCCCTACCGCGGACCGATCGACGGCACGATGCAGGAGATCATGGGCGGCGTGCGCAGCATGATGACCTACATCGGCGCCACCAAGCTGAAGGAGGTGTCGAAGCGGACCACCTTCGTCCGCGTCGGCGCGCAGCTGAACACCGTCTTCGGGGGGTGA
- the glf gene encoding UDP-galactopyranose mutase encodes MRDFDGAAPAYVGRTDGPAVFDYLIVGAGFAGSVLAERLAAGLDKRVLLIDRRPHIGGNAYDHHDDAGVLIHRYGPHIFHTNSQPVADYLSRFTKWRPYEHRVLAHVDGQLVPIPINRTTVNQLYGLDLDEAGVAEFLKSRAEPVADVRTSEDVVVSAVGRELYEKFFRGYTRKQWGLDPSDLDKAVTARVPTRTNDDDRYFGDSFQNMPLHGFTRMFENMLDHPNITIRLGADFRDVVRDVRYRNLIFTGPVDEYFEYRFGKLPYRSLTFRHETVDQEWFQPVAVVNYPGEEVPHTRITEYKHLTGQTNPRTSLTYEYPSAEGDPYYPIPRAENAALYRKYQELADATPNVHFVGRLATYRYYNMDQVVAQALALYTRIAKAEGAVAEGARGISGIGVAQPAAPVHSRREAS; translated from the coding sequence ATGCGTGATTTCGATGGAGCCGCTCCGGCTTATGTGGGGCGGACGGACGGGCCGGCGGTTTTCGATTATCTGATCGTCGGGGCGGGTTTCGCCGGCAGCGTGCTGGCGGAACGTCTGGCGGCGGGGCTGGACAAGCGGGTGCTGCTGATCGACCGGCGCCCGCACATCGGCGGCAACGCCTACGACCATCACGACGACGCGGGCGTGCTGATCCATCGCTACGGCCCGCACATCTTCCACACCAATTCGCAGCCGGTGGCGGACTATCTGTCCCGCTTCACCAAGTGGCGCCCCTACGAACACCGGGTGCTCGCCCATGTGGACGGGCAGCTCGTCCCGATCCCGATCAACCGGACGACGGTCAACCAACTGTATGGCCTGGACCTCGACGAGGCCGGCGTGGCGGAGTTCCTCAAGAGCCGCGCGGAACCGGTGGCCGACGTCCGCACCTCGGAGGACGTGGTGGTCAGCGCGGTCGGGCGGGAGCTGTACGAGAAGTTCTTCCGCGGCTACACCCGCAAGCAATGGGGCCTCGACCCCTCGGACCTCGACAAGGCGGTGACGGCCCGGGTGCCAACGCGGACCAACGACGACGACCGCTATTTCGGCGACAGCTTCCAGAACATGCCGCTGCACGGCTTCACGCGGATGTTCGAGAACATGCTCGACCACCCGAACATCACCATCCGCCTGGGCGCCGATTTCCGCGACGTGGTGCGCGACGTGCGCTACCGCAACCTGATCTTCACCGGCCCGGTGGACGAGTATTTCGAATACCGTTTCGGCAAGCTGCCCTACCGTTCGCTGACCTTCCGGCACGAGACGGTGGACCAGGAATGGTTCCAGCCCGTCGCCGTGGTGAACTACCCCGGCGAGGAGGTGCCGCACACCCGCATCACCGAATACAAGCACCTGACCGGCCAGACCAACCCGCGGACCAGCCTGACCTACGAATACCCGTCGGCGGAGGGCGACCCCTACTACCCGATCCCCCGCGCGGAAAACGCCGCCTTGTACCGCAAGTACCAGGAGCTGGCCGACGCCACGCCGAACGTCCATTTCGTCGGGCGGCTGGCGACCTACCGCTACTACAACATGGATCAGGTGGTGGCGCAGGCGCTGGCGCTCTACACCCGCATCGCCAAGGCCGAAGGCGCGGTGGCGGAGGGCGCGCGCGGCATTTCCGGAATCGGCGTCGCCCAACCGGCCGCTCCGGTTCACAGCAGGAGGGAAGCCTCATGA
- the nadC gene encoding carboxylating nicotinate-nucleotide diphosphorylase yields MLHPLTYEPIVRAALAEDLGRAGDITTDSIVPADAVATARVAARKDGRVAGLEVALSAFRILDPAAELRVEHGDGADVAPGATIATVTARARALLTAERTALNLLGRLSGIATATRALVREVEGTRARIVCTRKTTPGLRVLEKQAVRLGGGFNHRFGLDDAVLVKDNHIAVAGGIRAAVERVRAAIGHMVKVEVEVDTLAQLEELLTLPVDVVLLDNMDPQTLRRAVALVDGRMVTEASGNVTLSTVRAIAEAGVDMISVGWLTHSAPNLDVGLDM; encoded by the coding sequence ATGCTCCATCCTCTGACCTATGAACCGATCGTCCGCGCCGCCCTGGCGGAGGACCTCGGTCGGGCCGGCGACATCACCACCGACAGCATCGTCCCGGCGGACGCCGTGGCGACGGCTCGGGTGGCCGCCCGCAAGGACGGGCGCGTCGCCGGGCTGGAGGTCGCCCTGTCCGCCTTCCGCATCCTTGACCCGGCGGCGGAGCTGCGGGTGGAGCACGGCGACGGCGCCGACGTGGCCCCCGGCGCCACCATCGCCACCGTGACGGCCCGCGCCCGAGCCCTGCTGACGGCGGAGCGGACGGCGCTGAACCTGCTGGGCCGCCTGTCCGGCATCGCCACCGCAACCCGCGCGCTGGTGCGCGAGGTCGAGGGGACCCGCGCCCGCATCGTCTGCACCCGCAAGACCACCCCCGGCCTGCGCGTCCTGGAAAAGCAGGCGGTGCGGCTGGGCGGCGGCTTCAACCACCGCTTCGGGCTCGACGACGCGGTTCTGGTCAAGGACAACCACATCGCCGTGGCCGGCGGCATCCGCGCGGCGGTCGAGCGCGTCCGCGCCGCCATCGGCCACATGGTGAAAGTGGAGGTCGAGGTCGACACGCTGGCCCAGCTGGAGGAGCTGCTGACCCTGCCGGTCGATGTCGTCCTGCTCGACAACATGGACCCGCAGACGCTGCGCCGCGCCGTCGCCCTGGTCGACGGCCGCATGGTGACGGAGGCTTCGGGCAACGTCACCCTGTCCACCGTGCGGGCCATCGCCGAGGCGGGCGTCGACATGATCTCGGTCGGCTGGCTGACCCACAGCGCGCCGAACCTCGACGTCGGGCTGGACATGTAG
- a CDS encoding L-aspartate oxidase, giving the protein MPTPYTVRDSEVVVIGSGMAGLTAALHLAPRAVTLLTKTPDLPGGSSNHAQGGIAAAIGPGDGPEAHAADTVAAGAGFVDPGRALLLTREGAERVRALLLAGLPFDRGTDGAPLLGREAAHGAARIVHAGGDATGATLVAALAERVRATPSIRVESNAFAVDLAVRHGRVCGVLACHSEGWVFHRAPRVVLATGGVGGAYARTTNPPEATGDGLALAARAGALLADVEFVQFHPTALAVDADPAPLLTEALRGAGALLLDRRGVRFMAAEHPLAELAPRDVVARAIGARVAAGEPVRLDLRPALAAKPDGFPTVLALCAAHGLDPWREPVPVAPAAHYHMGGVVTDPAGRTSLDGLWACGEAACTGVHGANRLASNSLLEALVFGARVARDVAGRDLPPLPPVALPDAPAVAGEVGAALLDAITDESRRTLYQGAGLVRDGVGLLAARRKLDRLAVALDALCGVGPADLAAVRRWGEARNRLLAGRLIVHAALARSESRGAHFRTDFPQEDPAAQRHRFTLTDLTGAAGPLSGDAACSIL; this is encoded by the coding sequence ATGCCCACCCCTTACACGGTCCGCGATTCGGAGGTGGTCGTCATCGGCTCCGGCATGGCCGGGCTGACCGCCGCCCTGCATCTGGCGCCGCGCGCCGTCACGCTGCTGACCAAGACGCCGGACCTGCCGGGCGGCTCCAGCAACCACGCCCAGGGCGGCATCGCCGCCGCCATCGGCCCCGGCGACGGGCCGGAGGCGCACGCCGCCGACACGGTGGCCGCCGGCGCCGGCTTCGTGGACCCCGGCCGCGCCCTGCTGCTGACCCGCGAGGGGGCGGAGCGGGTGCGGGCGCTGCTCCTCGCCGGGCTGCCCTTCGACCGCGGCACCGACGGCGCCCCTCTGCTGGGTCGGGAGGCCGCGCACGGGGCGGCGCGCATCGTCCATGCCGGTGGCGACGCCACCGGGGCGACGCTGGTCGCGGCGCTGGCCGAGCGGGTGCGCGCCACCCCGTCGATCCGGGTGGAGAGCAACGCCTTCGCCGTCGATCTGGCGGTGCGCCATGGGCGGGTCTGCGGCGTGCTGGCCTGCCATTCCGAAGGCTGGGTGTTCCACCGCGCGCCGCGCGTGGTGCTGGCGACCGGCGGGGTCGGCGGGGCCTACGCCCGCACCACCAACCCGCCGGAGGCGACCGGCGACGGGCTGGCGCTGGCCGCGCGGGCCGGGGCGCTGCTCGCTGACGTGGAGTTCGTGCAGTTCCACCCCACGGCGCTCGCGGTGGACGCCGACCCCGCCCCGCTGTTGACCGAGGCGCTGCGCGGCGCCGGGGCGCTGCTGCTCGACCGGCGCGGGGTCCGTTTCATGGCGGCGGAACACCCGTTGGCCGAGTTGGCCCCGCGCGACGTGGTGGCCCGCGCCATCGGCGCCCGCGTCGCGGCGGGGGAGCCGGTGCGGCTGGACCTGCGTCCGGCGCTGGCCGCCAAGCCGGACGGCTTCCCCACCGTGCTGGCTCTTTGCGCCGCCCATGGTCTGGACCCATGGCGGGAGCCGGTGCCGGTCGCCCCAGCGGCGCATTACCACATGGGCGGGGTGGTCACCGATCCCGCCGGGCGGACCAGCCTGGACGGGCTGTGGGCCTGCGGCGAGGCCGCCTGCACCGGCGTCCACGGCGCCAACCGGCTGGCCAGCAACTCCCTTCTGGAGGCGCTGGTGTTCGGCGCGCGGGTCGCCCGCGACGTGGCGGGGCGGGACCTGCCTCCCCTGCCGCCCGTCGCCCTGCCCGACGCTCCGGCCGTCGCCGGGGAGGTCGGGGCCGCGTTGCTCGACGCCATCACCGACGAATCCCGCCGCACGCTCTACCAGGGCGCCGGGCTGGTGCGCGACGGGGTGGGGCTGCTGGCCGCCCGGCGCAAGCTGGATCGGCTCGCCGTGGCGCTCGACGCGCTGTGCGGCGTCGGCCCGGCGGACCTTGCCGCCGTCCGCCGCTGGGGCGAGGCGCGCAACCGCCTGCTGGCCGGACGGCTGATCGTCCACGCCGCCCTCGCCCGCAGCGAAAGCCGCGGAGCGCATTTCCGCACCGACTTCCCTCAGGAAGACCCGGCGGCGCAGCGCCACCGCTTCACCCTCACCGACCTGACCGGGGCCGCCGGCCCCCTTTCCGGAGACGCCGCATGCTCCATCCTCTGA
- the nadA gene encoding quinolinate synthase NadA codes for MRDTTGLAYTPDIAAATQPIYERMKRVVPAVEWPFHAPLVHEINRLKRERNAVILAHNYQTPEIFHGVADIVGDSLALAARATETDADVIVLAGVHFMAETAKLLNPAKTVLIPDTGAGCSLAESITAADVRLLRERYPGVPVVAYVNTSADVKAEVDICCTSGNAVEVVESLGAPRVIMLPDEYLAKYVATQTSVEIIAWKGHCEVHERFTGDEIREFRGRFDELIVIAHPECPPDVLEAADFVGSTARMVDFVADRRPPRVLMVTECSMSDNVAAASPETEFVRPCNLCPHMKKITLANILDSLRTLEPQVTIAPEVADRARRSVERMLAVKPR; via the coding sequence ATGCGCGACACCACCGGCCTTGCCTACACGCCCGACATCGCCGCGGCGACGCAGCCGATCTACGAGCGCATGAAGCGCGTGGTCCCCGCCGTCGAATGGCCGTTCCACGCCCCGCTGGTCCATGAGATCAACCGCCTGAAGCGGGAACGCAACGCGGTGATCCTCGCCCACAACTACCAGACGCCCGAGATCTTCCACGGCGTGGCCGACATCGTCGGCGACAGCCTGGCGCTCGCCGCGCGGGCGACCGAGACCGACGCCGACGTCATCGTCCTGGCCGGCGTGCATTTCATGGCGGAGACGGCGAAGCTGCTGAACCCGGCCAAGACGGTGCTGATTCCCGACACCGGGGCGGGCTGCTCGCTGGCCGAATCGATCACCGCCGCCGACGTGCGCCTGCTGCGCGAGCGCTATCCGGGCGTGCCGGTGGTCGCCTACGTCAACACCTCGGCCGACGTGAAGGCGGAGGTGGACATCTGCTGCACCTCCGGCAACGCGGTGGAGGTGGTGGAATCGCTGGGCGCGCCGCGCGTCATCATGCTGCCCGACGAGTATCTGGCAAAATACGTCGCCACCCAGACCAGCGTCGAGATCATCGCCTGGAAGGGCCATTGCGAGGTGCACGAGCGCTTCACCGGCGACGAGATCCGCGAGTTCCGCGGGCGCTTCGACGAGTTGATCGTCATCGCCCACCCGGAATGCCCGCCGGACGTCCTGGAGGCCGCGGACTTCGTCGGCTCCACCGCCCGCATGGTCGACTTTGTGGCGGACCGCCGCCCGCCGCGGGTGCTGATGGTCACCGAATGCTCGATGAGCGACAACGTCGCCGCCGCCTCGCCGGAGACGGAGTTCGTGCGGCCCTGCAACCTGTGCCCGCACATGAAGAAGATCACGCTGGCGAACATCCTGGACAGCCTGCGCACGCTGGAACCGCAGGTGACCATCGCGCCGGAGGTGGCCGACCGCGCCCGCCGTTCGGTGGAACGGATGCTGGCGGTGAAGCCGCGCTGA
- a CDS encoding biotin/lipoate--protein ligase family protein, with protein MDPTDSPTLPPIFQPWPAEAGGPFATACRFAAEGAAPGTLVHSGRRDRLDVAVVLVPDRPDAGDGLAAVTLVALADALEALGPPNQSIRFDGAGRLLLNGAVAGGVTVALGPGAEDGLPAWAVVGAELEVLGDPDDPDPGRHPDRTALREEGFGDTDAVAVLESFTRHFLTWIDRWMDAGFEPVRRVWEQRLVRKAEGTRS; from the coding sequence ATGGACCCGACCGACTCCCCGACTCTTCCGCCCATCTTCCAGCCCTGGCCCGCCGAGGCGGGCGGCCCCTTCGCCACCGCCTGCCGCTTCGCCGCGGAGGGGGCGGCGCCCGGCACGCTCGTCCACAGCGGCCGGCGCGACCGGCTGGACGTGGCGGTGGTGCTGGTCCCCGACCGGCCGGACGCGGGGGACGGCCTCGCCGCCGTCACCCTGGTCGCGCTGGCCGACGCGCTGGAGGCGCTGGGGCCGCCGAACCAGAGCATCCGCTTCGACGGCGCAGGTCGCCTGCTGCTGAACGGCGCGGTGGCCGGCGGGGTGACCGTCGCGCTCGGCCCCGGCGCCGAGGACGGGCTTCCCGCCTGGGCCGTGGTCGGTGCGGAGCTGGAGGTTCTCGGCGACCCCGACGATCCCGACCCGGGGCGACACCCCGACCGCACGGCGCTGCGCGAGGAGGGCTTCGGCGACACCGACGCCGTGGCGGTGCTGGAGAGCTTCACCCGGCATTTCCTGACCTGGATCGACCGCTGGATGGACGCGGGCTTCGAGCCGGTGCGGCGGGTCTGGGAACAGCGGCTGGTCCGCAAGGCAGAAGGGACGCGGTCATGA
- a CDS encoding DUF3305 domain-containing protein, translating to MTGQAERRGVGITVERQRIDNPWVDARWRVTGALPALPDRAPWTVLAQDGERTGYYAGAAEIVLHPGETENYVENLKGGQPMLYVILRRCAEEPGLRLLAVTVDPGEVDAHSDAGDDLIEAIPLTPDLAAWMRDFVARHHTERPFYKRQRDRADPEALARRAPVAHPEKDHRHG from the coding sequence ATGACCGGGCAGGCCGAACGGCGCGGCGTCGGGATCACGGTGGAGCGCCAGCGCATCGACAACCCGTGGGTGGACGCCCGCTGGCGGGTGACCGGCGCCCTGCCGGCGCTGCCCGACCGCGCGCCCTGGACCGTGCTGGCGCAGGACGGCGAGCGCACCGGCTATTACGCGGGTGCGGCGGAGATCGTGCTCCATCCCGGCGAGACGGAGAATTACGTCGAGAACCTGAAAGGCGGCCAGCCGATGCTCTACGTCATCCTGCGCCGCTGCGCGGAGGAGCCGGGGCTGCGGCTGCTCGCCGTCACCGTCGATCCCGGCGAGGTCGACGCCCATTCCGACGCGGGCGACGACCTGATCGAAGCGATCCCCCTGACGCCCGACCTCGCGGCATGGATGCGCGATTTCGTGGCCCGCCACCACACCGAACGGCCCTTCTACAAGCGCCAGCGCGACCGCGCCGACCCGGAGGCGCTGGCCCGCCGTGCCCCGGTTGCTCATCCAGAAAAGGATCACCGCCATGGATGA
- a CDS encoding DUF3306 domain-containing protein: MDDGSEGFLSRWSRRKQEARTAPVEPPEPPEERDAAEEPQAIAVPPPEPFDPESLPPVESLGADSDYTGFLASNVPKELKRLALRKAWTSDPVIAGFRGFAEYDWDCNAPGYGKLLDTDRIADLLDRIATDEKPPEEEKPEEVVVADMDESDESEGIAPTQALPRSAGEGERSKAAAVPSPAKAEEG; the protein is encoded by the coding sequence ATGGATGACGGGTCGGAAGGCTTCCTGTCCCGCTGGTCGCGGCGCAAGCAGGAGGCGCGCACGGCGCCCGTCGAGCCTCCCGAACCGCCGGAGGAGCGGGATGCGGCGGAGGAACCGCAGGCCATCGCCGTTCCGCCTCCGGAACCCTTCGACCCGGAGAGCCTGCCGCCGGTGGAGAGCCTGGGCGCGGACAGCGACTACACCGGCTTCCTCGCCAGCAACGTCCCGAAGGAGCTGAAACGGCTGGCCCTGCGCAAGGCCTGGACCAGCGACCCGGTGATCGCGGGCTTCCGCGGCTTTGCCGAGTATGACTGGGACTGCAACGCCCCCGGCTACGGCAAGCTGCTCGACACCGACCGCATCGCCGACCTGCTGGACCGCATTGCCACCGACGAGAAGCCGCCGGAGGAGGAGAAGCCGGAGGAGGTGGTGGTCGCTGACATGGATGAGTCTGACGAAAGTGAGGGTATTGCCCCCACCCAGGCCCTCCCCCGCTCCGCAGGGGAGGGAGAAAGAAGCAAAGCGGCGGCAGTCCCCTCCCCTGCGAAAGCGGAGGAGGGTTAG
- a CDS encoding TorD/DmsD family molecular chaperone yields MAETAIIDDADRLRAQAYGLLAHLLARPPSRDLLATVGALAGDGSPLGRAISDLAIRARTLADAPDGEHRAEREYHELFLGVTRGELVPFASYYRTGFLIDRPLARLREDMQALGIERAPGVSEPEDHIAAIAEIMGALAAGTVGTADGEPDLPRQKRFFERHLAPWAGRFFQDLEEASAAHLYRPLGTFGRLFLDIETNAFAMIAPAPPGAPRGADQREGTIHAP; encoded by the coding sequence ATGGCGGAAACGGCCATCATCGACGACGCGGATCGGCTGCGGGCGCAGGCGTACGGCCTGCTGGCCCACCTGTTGGCACGTCCGCCGTCGCGTGACCTGCTGGCCACGGTCGGCGCTCTGGCCGGGGACGGGTCGCCGCTGGGCCGGGCCATCAGCGATCTGGCCATACGTGCGCGTACGCTCGCCGACGCCCCGGACGGCGAACACCGGGCCGAGCGCGAGTATCATGAGCTGTTCCTCGGGGTGACGCGGGGCGAGCTGGTTCCCTTCGCCTCCTACTACCGCACCGGCTTCCTGATCGACCGGCCGCTCGCCCGCCTGCGCGAGGACATGCAGGCGCTGGGCATCGAGCGCGCCCCCGGCGTCAGCGAGCCCGAGGACCACATCGCCGCCATCGCCGAGATCATGGGCGCGCTGGCCGCCGGAACCGTCGGCACGGCGGACGGCGAACCGGACCTGCCGCGCCAGAAGCGCTTCTTCGAGCGCCACCTCGCCCCCTGGGCGGGCCGCTTCTTCCAGGATCTGGAGGAGGCGTCGGCGGCGCATCTCTACCGGCCCCTGGGCACCTTCGGGCGGCTGTTCCTGGACATCGAGACCAACGCCTTCGCGATGATCGCGCCCGCCCCTCCGGGCGCGCCGCGCGGGGCCGACCAGCGGGAGGGCACAATCCATGCACCGTGA
- a CDS encoding twin-arginine translocation signal domain-containing protein translates to MHRDDSQKKTGLERRSLLKGLGLGAAGAAAVAATLRAAPAEAMESRQEQVKSRYRETEHVKRFYALNRL, encoded by the coding sequence ATGCACCGTGACGACAGCCAGAAGAAAACCGGGCTGGAACGCCGCAGTCTGCTGAAGGGCCTTGGGCTGGGTGCGGCGGGTGCCGCCGCCGTGGCCGCCACCCTGCGCGCCGCCCCGGCGGAGGCGATGGAATCGCGGCAGGAGCAGGTGAAGTCCCGCTACCGCGAAACCGAACACGTGAAGCGTTTCTACGCGCTGAACCGACTCTGA